One window from the genome of Terriglobales bacterium encodes:
- a CDS encoding TetR/AcrR family transcriptional regulator — translation MPKLQDQAVERNQIHIENAALKVFTRQGFHGTTVRDIAREAKVSLGNIYNYYKTKEALYISLVRRYGNEMAEIQQKTLKPYLGRFDEDGLRALSKAVREIVYRHPDYWRLMYIDVTEFGNRHFAHSFRQLSKNLEELAGGYPDEAKHVRPGVARPTAYAAVYLQFFTYFLVEKLFGGKQHLGLPEEETIEQLIGIIKFGVDAPHPQSNGGSSQRRRK, via the coding sequence ATGCCGAAGCTTCAAGATCAGGCCGTTGAACGGAACCAGATTCATATCGAGAACGCGGCGCTGAAAGTCTTCACGCGCCAGGGGTTTCACGGCACGACGGTTCGCGATATTGCGCGTGAAGCGAAGGTGTCCCTGGGGAATATCTACAACTACTACAAGACAAAAGAGGCGCTGTATATCAGCCTGGTCCGGCGTTACGGCAATGAAATGGCTGAAATACAGCAGAAGACCTTAAAGCCATACCTTGGCCGCTTTGACGAGGATGGGTTGCGGGCGCTCTCGAAGGCGGTGCGAGAAATCGTATATCGCCACCCCGACTACTGGCGGTTGATGTACATCGACGTGACCGAGTTCGGCAACCGGCACTTCGCCCACAGCTTTCGGCAGCTTTCGAAGAATTTGGAAGAACTAGCAGGCGGTTACCCAGACGAGGCAAAACACGTCCGACCCGGGGTCGCGCGGCCCACGGCGTATGCGGCGGTCTACCTCCAGTTTTTCACGTATTTCCTGGTGGAGAAACTCTTCGGCGGCAAGCAGCACTTGGGCCTTCCAGAAGAGGAAACCATCGAGCAGTTGATAGGGATTATCAAGTTCGGTGTTGACGCACCCCACCCACAATCGAACGGGGGCTCAAGCCAAAGGAGACGGAAATGA
- a CDS encoding proline--tRNA ligase, giving the protein MYRWSQLFIPTLREAPADAEVASHKFLVRAGYIRQLSAGIYSYLFLANRSLKKITAIVREEMDKIGQEFDLPVLHPREIWEASGRWKLMGDNMFRLKDRKGADLCLGMTEEEVMTEIARKELRSYKQLPQTWYQIELKFRDEPRPRAGLMRVRQFIMMDSYSFDIDAAGLDVSYKKHYDAYCRIFDRCSLKYVVVEAHSGSMGGSQSHEFMVYSDAGEDFVVSCPSCHYAANLEKATSRLEDVPDYEATADKPELVHTPGMKTIEEVANYLKVSPKNKMKTLAFMAVRTTSDGKTEEVPVIAFIRGDHQLNEAKLASTVPNAEFRPMHAEEISAVFNSPAGFLGPVGLDGAHYKGIKAHVFVDRALLGRKNLIAGANKEDYHLRNVTPGRDFKVEENQWVDLRSVEAGESCPNCGKPLVVAKAVEIGHIFKLGYKYSESMGATVLDKDGKEVMPIMGCYGIGIERILTAAIEQSNDENGFWLNPAIAPFNVVVIPISVRDAEQMKKAEEIAEELKKAGFDVIIDDRDERPGVKFKDADLVGIPFRVNVGKKVTEGKVEVKVRSTGETQDVNIAEISEYLRKLKGE; this is encoded by the coding sequence ATGTATCGTTGGTCACAATTATTCATACCTACGTTGCGGGAAGCGCCCGCTGACGCCGAAGTTGCCAGCCATAAGTTCCTGGTCCGCGCCGGATACATCCGGCAACTTTCCGCGGGCATTTACAGCTATCTGTTCCTTGCGAACCGGTCGCTGAAAAAGATCACCGCGATCGTCCGCGAAGAAATGGACAAGATCGGGCAGGAGTTCGATCTGCCTGTCCTCCATCCGCGTGAAATCTGGGAAGCCAGCGGTCGATGGAAGCTTATGGGCGACAACATGTTTCGCCTGAAGGACCGCAAAGGCGCCGATCTATGTCTCGGCATGACGGAAGAAGAAGTCATGACGGAGATCGCGCGCAAGGAACTGCGCAGCTACAAACAGTTGCCGCAGACGTGGTATCAGATCGAGTTGAAATTCCGCGATGAGCCTCGTCCTCGTGCCGGCCTGATGCGCGTGCGGCAGTTCATCATGATGGACTCGTACTCCTTCGACATCGACGCCGCCGGACTCGATGTCAGCTACAAGAAGCACTATGACGCCTACTGCCGGATTTTTGACCGCTGCAGCCTGAAGTATGTGGTCGTCGAGGCCCACTCAGGTTCGATGGGCGGGTCACAATCCCACGAGTTCATGGTTTACTCCGATGCCGGCGAAGACTTCGTCGTGAGTTGCCCAAGCTGTCACTATGCTGCGAATCTGGAGAAGGCGACTTCGCGTCTGGAGGACGTCCCCGACTACGAAGCCACGGCGGACAAGCCCGAACTGGTACACACACCCGGCATGAAGACCATCGAAGAGGTCGCGAATTATCTGAAGGTCTCGCCGAAAAACAAAATGAAAACGCTGGCCTTTATGGCAGTGCGAACCACCAGCGACGGCAAGACAGAAGAAGTGCCGGTGATCGCGTTCATACGTGGCGATCATCAACTGAACGAAGCGAAGTTAGCCTCGACTGTGCCGAATGCTGAGTTCCGTCCGATGCACGCCGAAGAGATCTCAGCGGTCTTTAATTCGCCTGCCGGTTTCCTCGGACCTGTCGGACTCGACGGCGCGCACTACAAAGGGATCAAGGCCCACGTCTTTGTCGATCGCGCGCTACTTGGCCGCAAGAACCTGATTGCCGGAGCCAATAAAGAGGATTACCACCTCCGCAACGTTACCCCCGGCCGCGATTTCAAGGTTGAAGAGAATCAGTGGGTCGACCTGCGCAGTGTGGAAGCCGGTGAAAGCTGTCCGAACTGCGGAAAGCCACTCGTGGTAGCGAAGGCCGTCGAGATCGGGCACATTTTCAAACTCGGCTATAAGTACTCGGAATCGATGGGCGCAACGGTGCTCGACAAGGACGGCAAGGAAGTGATGCCGATCATGGGTTGCTATGGAATCGGCATCGAGCGCATTCTCACGGCAGCGATCGAGCAGAGCAATGATGAAAACGGGTTCTGGTTGAATCCGGCAATTGCGCCATTCAACGTTGTGGTCATCCCGATCAGCGTCCGTGACGCGGAGCAGATGAAGAAAGCGGAGGAGATTGCCGAGGAGTTGAAGAAGGCGGGCTTCGACGTGATCATCGACGACCGGGATGAGCGTCCGGGAGTGAAATTCAAGGACGCTGACCTGGTGGGAATTCCTTTCCGGGTGAATGTTGGTAAGAAGGTTACGGAAGGGAAAGTTGAGGTGAAGGTCCGCTCGACAGGCGAAACACAGGATGTTAACATCGCCGAAATTTCAGAGTACCTGCGTAAGTTGAAAGGCGAGTGA
- a CDS encoding DUF4845 domain-containing protein, with protein sequence MKTIKALIALAVVVSAFYVGVKVVPVYFNYYQFQDAIEEEARIQSYTGKTESDMRETVWKKAQQLELPLTSPEQIKVERQGTAVTISTEYTVHIDIPVHPFDLTFAPTTKNKQI encoded by the coding sequence ATGAAAACGATCAAGGCCCTGATAGCTCTGGCTGTGGTGGTATCGGCGTTTTATGTCGGCGTCAAGGTCGTGCCGGTGTACTTCAACTACTACCAGTTCCAGGATGCCATCGAAGAAGAAGCGCGCATTCAGAGCTACACGGGAAAGACCGAAAGCGACATGCGCGAAACGGTCTGGAAGAAGGCGCAGCAACTCGAGTTGCCGCTGACTTCGCCGGAGCAGATCAAGGTCGAACGTCAGGGAACGGCAGTTACGATCTCGACGGAGTACACGGTGCACATCGACATCCCGGTACACCCGTTCGACTTGACGTTCGCGCCGACCACCAAGAACAAGCAGATCTAA
- a CDS encoding TonB-dependent receptor — MNHKFLAGLICLAILLVSALGFAQTATSGQVIGTVKDPTGAVVAGAKVTLTSATGEKREMTSDASGDFRFPIVPPGSYSLSVEAQGFKPMSADGVIVRVTETTELTANLRLAGAAESVNITAEAPLVQTSSPTAGRVIQEDQIKQLPLPTRNFQQLLALSPGAVAGLANNTEMGRGDALISVGGQRTTSNNVLVDGTEVNSAGTNGTGNISVPSPDSVQEFIVQTSMFDATTGRNAGGNIAVVTKSGTNTYHGSAFEFFRNEALNANDYFLKRAGRARPVLKRNQFGGTFGGAIVKDKTFFFVSYQGTRERNGASLSNSLTTVNLPGGLTDDRSHATLAGLATNWGATTLDPVAEKLLQAKLPNGKYAIPSGNGVAGTFVTTPISSISRFREDQFSANIDQQITATNRLSGKFFFSDTPQFQSLFTFAGANLFQLPGYGGSIDFHNRVFTLSDTHIFNPNLINEARVGYSRINGPSEPEEPFTAAQFGITNPLCAGNSNFCGMPTIGVSNMFTVGSTSLADQRSTVETFQYSDMLSWTHGKHFVRFGGDMRHYRVNFFFNFYSRGQLTFSNFASFLQGSGSPNGTLAPVVGVLGAGLRDRHYRSTDFNFYVQDDFRVSDSLTLNMGMRFGRNGGISDTDGRLSNFDPAEFAALSHACTSLNPCPSGNGFHLLSAGETLNPDDWTVAPRFGFSYKPTTAGLVFRGGAGVYFDRFSTRLANVQVFNYPTDVVSVTVNPPFANPFPNLANLQFPLAASVPSPVTYTAFNIPLPISGIYVDKNFRTPYVYQYNFGMQWEVKKNWLLDVGYVGTSGRKLINVVTLNQGATGTAPYNTASGAFGFLLSPAFSQNKLLTSGFQMAQSSATSSYNSLQTSLTKRFSSGLQFLASYTYSKSIDYNSGQVVAGNELNALPGDQQNMLSQRGVSDFDRTHRMVLSAMYEFPKFYKGDTTIAKRLFNDWQLSTIMTLQSGSPLTVICTSGTATVNRADLSGQGWFVPGAVDSHLDSYFNPAAFNNTCANVAPYGTSPRNFIRGPGQKNFDIGLVKGIPLTEKQKMEFRAEFFNAFNMVNFANPISTYTSGTKGALGRIISTSTGPRVIQFALKYSF; from the coding sequence ATGAACCACAAATTCTTAGCAGGATTGATTTGCCTCGCCATCCTGCTGGTGAGCGCATTGGGATTTGCGCAAACCGCCACCTCCGGCCAGGTTATTGGCACGGTGAAGGACCCGACAGGTGCTGTGGTGGCCGGGGCGAAGGTGACGCTCACCAGTGCGACAGGCGAAAAGCGCGAAATGACCAGTGATGCATCGGGCGACTTCCGCTTCCCCATCGTTCCACCCGGATCGTACTCGCTTTCGGTGGAAGCACAGGGATTCAAGCCGATGAGCGCCGATGGCGTGATCGTTCGCGTTACGGAGACCACGGAGTTAACCGCTAACCTGCGACTCGCGGGTGCGGCCGAGTCGGTGAACATAACGGCAGAGGCGCCGCTGGTGCAGACTTCATCGCCGACCGCGGGGCGCGTGATCCAGGAAGATCAGATCAAGCAACTGCCACTGCCGACCCGCAACTTCCAACAATTGCTCGCGCTTTCGCCAGGTGCAGTGGCGGGCCTCGCCAATAACACGGAGATGGGCCGTGGCGACGCACTGATTTCTGTCGGTGGCCAGCGCACGACGTCTAACAACGTGCTGGTAGACGGGACGGAAGTAAACAGCGCCGGTACCAACGGCACCGGCAATATCTCGGTGCCCTCGCCGGACTCGGTGCAGGAATTCATTGTCCAGACGTCGATGTTTGACGCAACCACCGGCCGTAACGCGGGCGGAAATATTGCTGTGGTCACGAAGTCGGGGACCAACACGTATCACGGCAGCGCGTTCGAGTTCTTCCGCAACGAAGCTCTGAACGCGAACGATTACTTCCTGAAACGGGCGGGACGGGCGCGTCCGGTGCTGAAGCGCAATCAGTTCGGTGGGACCTTCGGCGGCGCCATCGTGAAGGACAAGACCTTCTTCTTCGTGTCGTACCAGGGAACCCGCGAGCGGAATGGCGCTTCTCTGAGCAATAGTTTAACCACCGTGAACCTTCCCGGTGGCCTCACCGATGACCGCAGCCATGCAACTCTGGCGGGGCTGGCGACCAACTGGGGCGCTACCACACTAGATCCCGTGGCGGAGAAGCTGTTGCAGGCCAAACTACCCAACGGGAAGTACGCGATTCCGAGCGGTAACGGCGTTGCTGGAACGTTTGTCACGACTCCGATCAGCTCGATCTCGCGGTTCCGTGAAGACCAGTTCAGTGCCAACATTGACCAGCAGATCACAGCTACGAACCGGCTCAGCGGAAAATTCTTCTTCTCGGATACGCCGCAGTTCCAGTCGCTATTCACTTTTGCCGGCGCCAACCTGTTCCAGTTGCCCGGCTACGGCGGATCGATCGATTTCCACAATCGCGTGTTCACACTTTCTGACACGCACATCTTCAACCCGAACCTGATCAACGAAGCCCGGGTGGGGTACAGCCGTATCAACGGACCTTCGGAACCGGAGGAGCCCTTCACCGCGGCACAGTTCGGGATCACGAATCCGCTGTGCGCCGGCAACTCGAACTTCTGCGGAATGCCGACCATTGGCGTATCGAACATGTTCACGGTCGGATCCACCTCCCTGGCGGACCAACGTTCCACGGTGGAAACCTTCCAGTACTCCGACATGCTGAGTTGGACGCACGGCAAGCACTTCGTTCGGTTCGGCGGCGACATGCGTCACTATCGCGTAAACTTCTTCTTCAACTTCTATTCGCGCGGACAGTTGACGTTCTCGAACTTTGCCAGCTTCCTACAAGGGTCGGGAAGTCCGAACGGAACTCTTGCGCCGGTCGTAGGCGTTCTCGGCGCAGGCCTTCGCGATCGTCACTATCGTTCCACCGACTTCAACTTCTACGTGCAGGATGACTTCCGGGTATCGGACTCTCTGACCTTGAACATGGGTATGCGATTCGGTCGCAATGGCGGCATCAGCGATACCGACGGGCGACTAAGCAACTTTGATCCGGCTGAGTTTGCCGCGCTGTCGCACGCTTGCACCTCACTAAATCCCTGCCCGTCCGGCAACGGATTCCACCTATTGAGTGCGGGGGAAACCTTGAATCCGGATGACTGGACCGTGGCGCCGCGATTTGGCTTCTCCTACAAGCCGACGACAGCAGGCCTGGTGTTTCGTGGTGGAGCTGGCGTGTACTTCGACCGCTTCTCGACCCGGTTGGCTAACGTGCAAGTCTTCAACTACCCAACGGATGTTGTGAGCGTAACCGTGAATCCCCCGTTCGCGAATCCGTTCCCGAACTTGGCCAATCTTCAGTTCCCGCTGGCAGCATCGGTGCCGTCGCCAGTGACGTACACGGCCTTCAATATCCCGCTTCCGATATCCGGAATCTACGTGGATAAAAACTTCCGTACCCCGTACGTGTACCAGTACAACTTCGGCATGCAGTGGGAAGTGAAGAAGAACTGGTTGCTGGACGTCGGCTATGTTGGCACTTCCGGTCGCAAACTTATCAACGTCGTTACATTGAATCAGGGCGCTACCGGGACGGCTCCTTACAACACGGCGAGCGGCGCGTTCGGATTTTTGCTATCGCCCGCGTTCTCCCAAAATAAGCTGTTGACGTCGGGCTTCCAGATGGCGCAGTCAAGCGCGACCTCCAGTTACAACTCGCTGCAGACCAGCCTCACGAAGCGGTTCAGCAGCGGCTTGCAGTTCCTGGCGTCGTACACGTATTCGAAATCGATCGACTACAACTCCGGCCAGGTGGTGGCGGGCAATGAACTGAACGCCCTCCCGGGCGACCAACAGAACATGCTGTCCCAACGTGGTGTTTCAGACTTCGACCGCACGCACCGGATGGTCCTTAGTGCAATGTACGAGTTCCCCAAGTTCTACAAGGGTGACACGACAATCGCGAAGCGGCTGTTCAACGACTGGCAGCTCAGCACGATCATGACGCTGCAGAGTGGCTCGCCGCTAACGGTGATTTGCACGTCCGGCACCGCAACCGTGAACCGGGCAGACCTCTCTGGGCAAGGCTGGTTCGTTCCCGGCGCGGTGGATTCCCACCTCGACTCGTACTTCAACCCCGCAGCATTCAACAACACCTGCGCGAACGTTGCGCCGTACGGCACTTCGCCGCGCAACTTTATCCGTGGACCGGGGCAGAAGAACTTCGATATCGGCTTAGTGAAAGGGATTCCGCTCACGGAAAAACAGAAGATGGAGTTCCGTGCGGAGTTCTTCAACGCGTTCAACATGGTGAACTTCGCGAATCCGATCAGCACTTACACATCGGGTACGAAGGGCGCTCTGGGCCGAATCATCTCGACCTCGACCGGGCCGCGCGTCATCCAGTTTGCGTTGAAATACAGCTTCTAA
- a CDS encoding PBP1A family penicillin-binding protein, with protein sequence MAIKVKIPQPKKKGSQSSRIGLSHPFVKAGIAVFLLVSLMMFAVFAYYYVKYDRIVEARIRGPIFSTSAKIYARAPIVETGDKYSKEEIISNLRRAGYSETDSKVGTYRSLPGGVEIKPGPLSYHNADGAEIHISGGKVDRITGSNSGATLAAYELEPPLLTSLDSEERAKRQVVKYNDIPKVMVNAVTSIEDRKFFEHSGINYVRLIGAAWVDLRSGGKAQGASTITMQISRGFFLSPQKTLKRKLTEMLIAIELEQKLTKEQIFELYANQVDMGQRGSFTIHGFAEAARAYFNKDLQSISLPEAALLAGLVQRPSYLNPYRHPERALDRRNLVLEAMVDNGVLSRDEADKAKATPLKLAPPNVEASDAPYFVDLVKDTLATQYGERELNDQGVRIYTTLDPDLQRAAAEAVQIGIRKVDEQITKLRTRKVRVGKGKSAKTETVIKPGPDPQVALVALDPQTGEVLALVGGRNYGISQLNHAVAKRPTGSIFKPFVYAAAVNTALTGSATVFTPASVVDDSPTTFTYEDKTYEPRNYKEEYHGEVAAEYALAHSLNNATVKLAEMVGYDNVATLAKAAGISSVRATPAMALGAYDATPIDMAGAYTVFANSGVRVSPTLLKAVHSPQGDVLLRTSVEKTPVLDPRVAYVLTTMMAGVINTGTGFPVRQMGFNAPAAGKTGTSRDGWFAGYTSNLICIVWVGFDDYSDLRLSGASTAAPIWAEFMKRAQQLPQFRNMTDFHQPDGVIDMRIDKVTNRISTPACPEAYSVAFIAGTEPRETCEQTDKNVFQKIFGFVTGGSQPAQPSLQQQQVQTPQGSHSITYSQGQQPPVTQNTQATPPKKEEKKGFFGKIIGVFKGDGEDNQKKD encoded by the coding sequence GTGGCCATCAAAGTAAAAATCCCGCAGCCGAAGAAGAAGGGAAGCCAGTCTTCCCGTATTGGACTCTCCCACCCCTTTGTAAAAGCCGGCATCGCGGTATTCCTGCTGGTATCGCTGATGATGTTTGCGGTGTTCGCGTACTACTACGTGAAGTATGACCGCATCGTAGAGGCACGGATCCGAGGTCCGATCTTCAGTACCTCGGCGAAGATCTATGCGCGTGCCCCTATTGTTGAGACCGGCGACAAGTATTCCAAGGAAGAGATCATCTCGAACTTGCGGCGCGCCGGGTATTCCGAGACAGACAGTAAGGTCGGCACATACAGATCATTGCCTGGCGGGGTTGAGATCAAGCCCGGCCCGCTCTCGTATCACAATGCAGATGGGGCTGAGATTCACATCAGCGGAGGCAAGGTAGATCGCATCACCGGATCGAATTCCGGTGCGACACTGGCCGCCTACGAACTGGAACCGCCACTGCTGACGTCTCTGGACTCAGAAGAGCGCGCCAAGCGCCAAGTGGTGAAGTACAACGACATCCCCAAGGTGATGGTGAATGCGGTTACCTCAATCGAGGACCGCAAATTTTTCGAGCACAGCGGCATCAACTACGTCCGGCTTATTGGCGCGGCATGGGTGGATCTGAGGTCCGGCGGCAAGGCGCAGGGTGCTTCAACCATCACGATGCAGATCTCGCGCGGGTTCTTCCTGTCTCCGCAGAAGACGCTGAAACGCAAACTGACGGAGATGCTGATTGCGATCGAACTGGAGCAGAAGCTCACGAAGGAACAGATCTTCGAGCTTTATGCGAACCAGGTTGATATGGGCCAGCGCGGGTCGTTCACGATCCACGGATTCGCCGAAGCTGCACGCGCCTACTTCAATAAGGATCTGCAGAGCATCTCTCTACCCGAGGCGGCACTGCTGGCCGGACTGGTGCAGCGCCCGAGTTACCTAAATCCTTACCGCCATCCGGAGCGCGCACTCGATCGCCGCAACCTGGTGCTGGAAGCGATGGTCGATAACGGCGTCTTGAGCCGTGACGAGGCCGATAAGGCAAAGGCGACCCCGCTGAAATTAGCTCCTCCCAACGTGGAAGCGAGCGATGCTCCATATTTTGTTGACCTCGTGAAAGACACGCTCGCGACGCAGTATGGGGAGCGAGAACTGAACGATCAGGGAGTGAGGATCTACACCACGCTGGATCCAGATCTTCAGAGAGCCGCGGCAGAAGCAGTGCAAATTGGTATCCGCAAGGTGGATGAGCAGATTACGAAGCTGCGTACCCGGAAGGTAAGAGTCGGGAAGGGCAAGTCCGCCAAGACGGAAACGGTGATCAAGCCTGGACCGGACCCGCAGGTCGCACTTGTGGCCCTCGATCCGCAAACGGGAGAGGTGTTGGCCCTCGTGGGCGGGCGGAACTACGGTATCAGCCAGTTGAATCATGCGGTGGCAAAACGCCCGACGGGATCAATCTTCAAGCCCTTTGTATATGCGGCCGCAGTCAACACGGCGTTGACCGGCAGCGCGACAGTGTTTACGCCGGCCAGCGTGGTCGACGATTCGCCGACAACATTTACCTACGAAGACAAGACTTACGAGCCGCGCAACTACAAAGAGGAGTACCACGGAGAGGTCGCCGCCGAATATGCGCTTGCGCATTCGCTGAACAATGCGACGGTGAAGCTTGCCGAAATGGTCGGCTACGACAACGTGGCGACGCTGGCGAAGGCCGCGGGAATCAGTTCGGTGCGCGCAACGCCCGCGATGGCGCTCGGCGCCTACGACGCTACGCCGATCGATATGGCTGGAGCGTACACGGTGTTCGCAAATAGCGGTGTAAGAGTCTCGCCGACGCTCCTGAAGGCCGTTCATAGTCCGCAGGGTGATGTTCTGCTGCGGACATCCGTAGAGAAAACGCCGGTGCTGGATCCAAGAGTCGCCTACGTGCTGACGACGATGATGGCAGGCGTCATCAACACAGGAACAGGATTCCCGGTCCGGCAGATGGGTTTCAACGCTCCAGCGGCAGGGAAGACCGGTACCTCGCGCGACGGATGGTTCGCGGGATATACCAGCAACCTCATCTGCATCGTGTGGGTTGGCTTCGACGACTATAGCGATTTGCGGTTATCCGGTGCGAGCACTGCGGCGCCGATCTGGGCAGAATTTATGAAGCGCGCCCAACAATTACCGCAGTTCCGCAACATGACTGATTTCCACCAACCCGATGGCGTGATTGACATGCGGATCGATAAGGTGACAAACCGGATCTCGACGCCGGCATGTCCGGAAGCGTATTCGGTGGCGTTCATCGCAGGCACCGAGCCGAGAGAAACCTGCGAGCAGACGGACAAGAATGTCTTCCAGAAGATCTTCGGATTCGTGACGGGCGGATCGCAACCTGCGCAGCCAAGTTTGCAGCAACAGCAGGTTCAGACGCCACAAGGATCGCACTCGATTACCTATTCCCAGGGCCAACAGCCGCCCGTAACCCAGAACACTCAGGCGACACCGCCGAAGAAAGAGGAGAAGAAAGGCTTTTTCGGCAAGATTATCGGAGTCTTCAAGGGGGATGGGGAAGATAACCAAAAGAAAGACTGA
- a CDS encoding tetratricopeptide repeat protein — translation MLRRQDWTRLLIAAFLFVFVVPMCALAQDAQDVQVTPPPSRRIEPPPANANPADLEERGDQLRSEKAYLDAIDYYEAALKKLPKGNAKAVVYNKVGMAQLMMGRVDDAKKNYEKAVKMDKTFPYAVNNLAYTHYTKKKYGKAIKLYKKAIELNPNVASFHSNLGAAYFAKKEIEKAVPEYQIALSLDPDVLERRSATGQLTHIASPEDRARYSYVLAKMYAQNGMFDRSLLYLRRAIEEGYKEVDNAYKDTEFTELRKDPRFTALMEQKPSAIE, via the coding sequence ATGTTGAGAAGACAGGATTGGACGCGACTACTGATTGCGGCGTTCTTATTCGTGTTTGTGGTTCCTATGTGTGCCCTGGCCCAGGACGCACAGGATGTGCAGGTAACGCCGCCGCCGAGCCGGCGGATCGAGCCGCCTCCTGCCAACGCGAATCCAGCGGACCTGGAAGAACGCGGAGACCAGTTGCGCAGCGAGAAAGCTTACCTGGACGCGATCGACTACTACGAAGCTGCGTTGAAGAAACTCCCAAAGGGAAACGCCAAGGCTGTTGTGTACAACAAGGTGGGGATGGCTCAACTGATGATGGGCCGGGTGGATGACGCGAAGAAGAACTACGAAAAAGCCGTCAAGATGGATAAAACCTTCCCCTATGCCGTGAACAACCTGGCGTATACCCACTACACGAAGAAGAAATACGGCAAGGCGATCAAGCTGTACAAGAAAGCGATTGAATTGAATCCCAACGTTGCTTCCTTCCACAGCAACCTTGGTGCGGCGTACTTTGCAAAGAAAGAGATCGAGAAAGCCGTACCGGAATACCAGATCGCACTTTCGCTTGATCCGGATGTGCTGGAGCGCCGGTCGGCAACTGGGCAGTTGACGCACATTGCGTCGCCGGAAGACCGTGCGCGGTACTCCTACGTGCTGGCGAAGATGTATGCACAGAATGGGATGTTCGACCGGTCGCTGCTTTATCTGAGACGGGCCATTGAAGAAGGCTATAAAGAAGTGGATAACGCTTACAAGGACACGGAGTTTACAGAACTGAGAAAAGATCCACGGTTCACGGCCTTGATGGAGCAAAAGCCGAGCGCGATCGAATAA